A genomic stretch from Desulfotignum balticum DSM 7044 includes:
- a CDS encoding biotin--[acetyl-CoA-carboxylase] ligase, producing the protein MVNEIQHIRQIILEKLYRAKGRTISGVRLSELTGISRVAIWKHIHALKQDGFLIESSPKGYFLTDPDNLLLPVCFDPPLSERIHYFPRVTTTMDTARELARQGVPHASCVVAEHQIKARGRLNRKWESDPGGLWITLILTPDTPPALAYLYNFAASLSLSLTLETLFKLDVRVKWPNDLLLEGKKLAGLLSEIETRADMIRFLLVGIGINVNNDPSSSAFESISIGQALGRPVSRKKILAQFLQCFFDRIQDLNARNIMGAWKQRTSTIGTRVRVETRNQTIQGLAQDVDDAGTLWVKDSKGQNHPIIYGDCFHT; encoded by the coding sequence ATGGTTAACGAAATACAGCATATCCGCCAGATCATCCTGGAAAAATTATACCGGGCAAAGGGCCGCACCATTTCCGGGGTCAGACTCAGTGAACTGACCGGCATCTCCCGGGTGGCCATATGGAAACATATCCATGCTTTGAAACAAGACGGGTTTCTGATCGAATCCAGCCCTAAAGGGTATTTTCTGACAGACCCGGACAACCTGCTGCTGCCGGTCTGCTTTGACCCGCCTTTATCCGAACGGATCCATTATTTTCCCCGGGTGACCACCACCATGGACACGGCAAGAGAACTGGCCCGGCAGGGTGTGCCCCATGCCAGCTGTGTGGTGGCGGAACATCAGATAAAAGCCCGGGGCCGGCTCAACCGCAAATGGGAATCAGACCCGGGCGGGCTGTGGATCACCCTGATTTTGACTCCGGACACCCCGCCGGCCCTGGCCTATCTGTACAATTTTGCCGCATCCCTGAGTCTGTCTTTGACTTTGGAAACCTTGTTCAAACTGGATGTGCGGGTCAAATGGCCCAATGACCTTCTGCTGGAGGGAAAAAAACTGGCAGGGCTATTGTCTGAGATCGAAACCCGGGCGGATATGATCCGGTTTCTGCTGGTGGGTATTGGTATCAATGTCAACAACGACCCCTCTTCCAGTGCATTTGAGTCCATCTCCATTGGCCAGGCCCTGGGCCGACCCGTATCCAGAAAAAAAATTCTGGCGCAATTTCTCCAGTGTTTCTTTGACCGGATCCAGGATTTGAATGCCCGAAACATCATGGGGGCATGGAAGCAGCGCACCAGTACCATCGGCACCCGGGTCCGGGTGGAAACCCGGAATCAGACCATCCAAGGCCTGGCCCAAGATGTGGATGACGCGGGCACCCTGTGGGTGAAAGATTCAAAAGGACAAAATCATCCCATTATTTACGGGGACTGTTTTCATACCTGA
- a CDS encoding DUF4340 domain-containing protein — MKKEYLILILIIVILAGYLVLKKEDGRHYTLPEPPSVDTEKIDRLTVVQTDQTLDFVRTESGWAVTKHAYPADDGAVKKMLDVMSGLTLSALVSEKQDVARYELDPSRVLTVTAFQKDTPVMSFKIGKTAPTFNHTFVMLENDPNIYHANDSFRSHFNKSVDEFRDRQVLAFQEKDIEKITLQTPEKQVVLTARKPAEDKEAQDSTPVFDYPDGASPDPKTVSNLLYSLSALTCDRFATDTNKADLKALSPRLAVILDNGTSRVLTLFEPDGDESVPATSSMNDYVFFLKPQVAEDITSYALDLAGLTPPEEEETKE, encoded by the coding sequence ATGAAAAAAGAATATCTGATTCTGATATTGATCATTGTGATTCTGGCCGGCTATCTTGTCCTGAAAAAAGAAGACGGCCGTCATTATACCCTGCCGGAACCCCCATCCGTGGATACAGAAAAAATCGACCGCCTGACTGTGGTGCAGACCGATCAAACCCTTGATTTTGTCCGGACGGAATCGGGATGGGCGGTGACAAAGCACGCCTATCCGGCAGATGACGGCGCTGTTAAAAAAATGCTGGATGTCATGTCCGGGCTGACCCTGTCCGCCCTGGTTTCCGAAAAACAGGATGTGGCCCGGTATGAACTGGACCCGTCCCGGGTATTGACCGTCACCGCTTTTCAGAAGGATACCCCGGTCATGTCTTTTAAAATCGGCAAAACGGCCCCCACTTTCAACCACACGTTTGTGATGCTGGAAAACGATCCCAACATCTATCATGCCAATGACAGTTTTCGATCCCATTTCAACAAATCCGTGGATGAATTCAGAGACCGGCAGGTTCTGGCATTTCAGGAAAAAGACATTGAAAAAATCACCCTCCAAACCCCTGAAAAACAGGTGGTGTTGACCGCCCGAAAACCGGCGGAGGATAAAGAAGCGCAGGACTCAACACCGGTGTTTGATTATCCGGACGGCGCCTCACCGGATCCGAAAACCGTGTCCAACCTGCTGTATTCCTTATCCGCTCTGACCTGTGACCGGTTTGCAACGGACACAAACAAAGCCGATTTGAAAGCTTTATCCCCGCGTCTGGCAGTGATTCTGGACAATGGTACTTCCCGGGTGCTGACACTGTTTGAGCCAGACGGGGATGAATCCGTGCCTGCCACCTCATCCATGAACGACTATGTATTTTTTTTAAAACCCCAGGTTGCTGAAGATATCACATCCTATGCCCTTGATTTGGCCGGGCTTACCCCGCCGGAAGAAGAGGAAACCAAGGAATAA
- a CDS encoding energy-coupling factor ABC transporter ATP-binding protein, whose translation MPRPILEIDHLTHAFFNGTGIHDICARIFPGEFILVAGPNGSGKTTLIRHLNALVRPTSGEIRLHGRCVTENLIVTRKTIGMVFQDADTQIVADTVQDEVAFGLENLNTPRARILEKVDQTLAYMNLIYLKDRNPSTLSGGEKRRLAIAGILVMDPEIIVLDEPFANLDYPASRDLVEIICRLNREGQTIIMATHEVEEVITYASRMLIMDGQGRLVKDGPPRELLGNLEYFGIREPCFSRMGYSAPPWQT comes from the coding sequence ATGCCCCGGCCCATTCTGGAAATCGATCATTTAACCCATGCATTTTTCAACGGTACTGGGATTCATGATATCTGCGCCCGGATCTTTCCCGGAGAATTTATTCTTGTGGCCGGACCCAACGGATCCGGAAAAACCACACTGATAAGGCATCTCAATGCCCTGGTCCGGCCGACATCCGGTGAAATCCGGCTCCATGGCCGATGCGTGACCGAAAATCTGATTGTCACCCGGAAAACCATCGGCATGGTATTCCAGGATGCAGACACCCAGATTGTTGCAGACACGGTCCAAGACGAGGTGGCATTCGGCCTGGAAAACCTGAATACACCCCGGGCCCGGATTCTTGAAAAAGTCGATCAGACCCTGGCATACATGAATCTGATTTATTTAAAAGACCGGAACCCTTCCACCCTGTCCGGCGGTGAGAAACGACGGCTGGCCATCGCCGGCATCCTGGTCATGGATCCGGAAATTATCGTGCTGGATGAACCCTTTGCCAACCTGGATTATCCCGCTTCCCGGGATCTGGTGGAGATCATCTGCCGGTTGAACCGGGAAGGACAAACCATTATCATGGCGACCCACGAAGTGGAAGAGGTGATCACTTACGCGTCCCGAATGCTCATCATGGACGGTCAGGGCCGTCTGGTCAAAGATGGGCCGCCCAGAGAACTGCTGGGAAATCTGGAGTACTTCGGCATCAGAGAGCCCTGTTTTTCCCGAATGGGATATTCGGCCCCGCCATGGCAGACCTGA
- a CDS encoding lysophospholipid acyltransferase family protein, with translation MNRILKWMYQPYKWVIVMPFMVIITLVLGMICIVVGAFFSRDATNALAVIWSRLACGIVPVKVKLSGKKNCQQQHAYVVVANHQSMVDIPVIHGFMGLHIKWVMKQELRKIPVFGTACHYLGCIFIDRSRHDAAIQSIRQAKKRMSVKASVLFFAEGTRSRDGQVQPFKKGAFVFARETGLPVLPVTIKHSREVLPPDSLNLIPGPVEIIVHRPVYVLPGDAGRLAATIEAVRTTIAGPLNG, from the coding sequence GTGAACCGAATTTTAAAATGGATGTATCAGCCGTATAAATGGGTGATTGTCATGCCTTTCATGGTGATCATCACCCTTGTTTTAGGAATGATCTGTATTGTTGTGGGCGCTTTTTTTTCCCGGGACGCCACCAATGCACTGGCCGTGATATGGTCCCGCCTGGCCTGCGGCATCGTGCCCGTCAAGGTGAAACTGTCCGGCAAAAAAAACTGTCAACAACAGCATGCTTATGTGGTGGTGGCCAACCACCAGTCCATGGTGGATATCCCGGTGATCCACGGGTTTATGGGACTGCATATCAAATGGGTGATGAAACAGGAGCTGAGAAAAATTCCCGTTTTCGGCACGGCCTGCCATTACTTAGGGTGTATCTTCATCGACCGGTCCCGTCACGATGCAGCGATCCAATCCATTCGTCAGGCCAAAAAACGCATGTCTGTCAAAGCATCGGTTCTGTTTTTCGCCGAAGGTACCCGGAGCCGGGACGGACAGGTGCAGCCTTTTAAAAAAGGCGCGTTTGTATTTGCCAGAGAAACCGGGCTGCCGGTTCTGCCGGTCACCATCAAACACTCCCGTGAGGTGCTGCCCCCGGATTCCCTGAACCTGATCCCCGGGCCGGTGGAAATTATCGTGCACCGGCCCGTGTATGTGCTGCCCGGAGATGCCGGGCGGCTGGCAGCCACCATCGAAGCCGTCCGAACCACCATTGCCGGGCCTCTGAACGGCTGA
- a CDS encoding biotin transporter BioY: MTQTDSLRPMVHAALFVALICVGAFIAIPIGPVPIVLQNMFVLLAGLILGPAWGTACVAVYLLIGLAGLPVFAGGTSGIGKIFGPTGGYLLGYLPAVLVTGAISRFLGQTPFRDILAMIGGSIMLYGVGVPWLKLAFSLSWGQALALGLIPFLLGDAVKIAGAVVMARKIRPLLKE, translated from the coding sequence ATGACTCAGACAGACAGTTTGCGGCCCATGGTTCATGCGGCATTGTTTGTGGCTTTGATATGTGTGGGTGCGTTTATCGCCATTCCCATTGGACCGGTTCCCATAGTGCTGCAGAACATGTTTGTTCTGCTGGCCGGCCTGATTCTGGGACCGGCCTGGGGAACCGCCTGCGTTGCCGTGTATCTGCTGATCGGCCTGGCCGGTTTGCCGGTATTTGCCGGCGGCACGTCAGGAATCGGAAAAATATTCGGCCCCACAGGCGGATATCTGCTGGGATACCTGCCTGCGGTCCTGGTGACCGGGGCGATATCCAGGTTTCTGGGCCAAACACCGTTCCGGGATATCCTGGCCATGATCGGAGGTTCCATCATGCTCTACGGGGTCGGGGTCCCATGGTTGAAGCTGGCGTTTTCCCTGTCCTGGGGCCAGGCCCTGGCGCTGGGCCTGATTCCGTTTCTTTTGGGGGATGCCGTGAAAATCGCGGGCGCTGTGGTCATGGCCCGAAAAATCCGGCCCCTGCTCAAGGAATAA
- a CDS encoding ABC transporter permease subunit, with product MSQIKIIALKEFKDYFISPIAYIVIALFLIVVGWFFFSTFFIYSRADLRDFFALLPMVFSFFVPALTMRLFAEEKNVGSYETLLTMPVSFVHIALGKFFAATLFTCAMLVPTLSYPIFISLIGDLDWGPVAGGYIGAVFLAGAYCAMGLFASALTRNQIIAFIIGCALCFTLTIINRMLFFMPSEIVTVIEYFGANTHFANFSKGILDTRDILYFISLISIFLFSTHLVMQEKN from the coding sequence ATGTCACAAATCAAAATCATTGCATTAAAAGAGTTTAAAGATTATTTCATATCCCCCATCGCCTATATTGTGATCGCTTTGTTTCTGATTGTGGTAGGCTGGTTTTTCTTTTCCACTTTTTTCATCTACAGCCGGGCTGATCTGCGGGATTTTTTCGCGCTGCTGCCCATGGTGTTCTCGTTTTTTGTTCCCGCGCTGACCATGCGGTTGTTTGCGGAAGAAAAAAACGTGGGATCCTATGAAACCCTGTTGACCATGCCGGTGTCTTTTGTCCACATCGCTTTGGGAAAATTTTTTGCCGCCACCCTGTTTACCTGTGCCATGCTGGTGCCCACCCTGTCCTACCCCATATTCATTTCTTTGATCGGGGACCTGGACTGGGGACCGGTGGCCGGCGGATATATCGGGGCCGTTTTCCTGGCCGGGGCATACTGTGCCATGGGATTGTTTGCTTCCGCTCTGACCCGCAATCAGATCATCGCGTTTATCATCGGATGCGCCCTGTGCTTTACATTGACCATCATCAACCGGATGCTGTTTTTCATGCCGTCGGAAATTGTAACGGTGATTGAATATTTCGGGGCCAACACCCATTTTGCCAATTTTTCCAAAGGTATCCTGGATACCCGGGACATTCTGTATTTTATCAGCCTGATATCCATTTTTCTCTTTTCCACCCATCTTGTGATGCAGGAAAAAAATTAA
- the galE gene encoding UDP-glucose 4-epimerase GalE, which produces MKILVTGGAGYIGSHTCVALLEQNMDVAVVDNLCNSTQASLTRVEQITGKSVDFFNRDLLDKDALSRVFERSRPDAVIHFAGLKAVGESITLPLTYFNNNITGTLNLLSVMADSDVKKIIFSSSATVYGDPDTLPITETFPLSVTNPYGRTKLMIEQILEDLFISDPAWHIARLRYFNPVGAHPSGLIGEDPRGIPNNLVPYIARVAIGSLDRVRVFGNDYPTPDGTGVRDYIHVCDLAEGHVKTLPRLLAAPGVLTYNLGTGKGYSVLEMIQGFERACGRPIPYDTDPRRPGDIAACWADPGKAENELGWKATRTLDDMCADAWHWQQKNPHGYDRS; this is translated from the coding sequence ATGAAAATACTGGTGACCGGTGGTGCCGGCTATATCGGCAGCCACACCTGCGTGGCCCTTCTCGAACAGAACATGGATGTGGCGGTGGTGGACAATCTGTGCAACAGCACCCAAGCCTCCTTAACCCGGGTGGAGCAGATCACCGGCAAATCCGTGGATTTCTTTAACAGGGATCTGCTGGACAAAGACGCGCTCAGCCGGGTCTTTGAACGGTCCCGGCCCGATGCGGTGATTCATTTTGCCGGGCTCAAAGCCGTGGGGGAATCCATTACCCTGCCGTTGACCTATTTTAACAACAATATCACCGGCACCTTGAACCTGTTGTCGGTCATGGCTGACTCAGATGTCAAAAAAATTATTTTCTCCTCATCGGCCACCGTATATGGAGATCCCGACACCCTGCCCATCACGGAAACGTTTCCGTTGTCTGTCACCAACCCCTACGGCCGGACCAAATTAATGATCGAACAGATTCTTGAGGATCTGTTCATATCTGATCCTGCATGGCATATTGCCCGGCTCCGGTATTTCAATCCGGTGGGGGCCCATCCCAGCGGCCTGATCGGAGAAGACCCCCGGGGAATTCCCAACAATCTGGTGCCTTATATCGCCCGGGTGGCCATTGGTTCCCTGGACCGGGTCCGGGTGTTCGGCAATGATTACCCGACCCCGGACGGCACCGGGGTCCGGGATTATATTCATGTGTGTGATCTGGCGGAAGGCCATGTCAAAACCCTGCCCAGACTGCTGGCCGCCCCCGGTGTTCTCACCTACAACCTAGGCACGGGAAAAGGATATTCTGTACTGGAAATGATCCAGGGATTTGAACGGGCCTGCGGCCGCCCCATCCCCTATGACACAGATCCCCGGCGGCCCGGGGATATTGCAGCCTGCTGGGCCGACCCCGGCAAAGCCGAAAACGAACTGGGGTGGAAGGCCACTCGAACCTTAGACGATATGTGTGCAGACGCCTGGCACTGGCAGCAGAAAAATCCCCATGGCTATGACCGATCCTAG
- a CDS encoding energy-coupling factor transporter transmembrane component T family protein, translated as MADLTLFSFQAGTTVLHHLDVRAKTVLVCMLSMALFTAGFSACLVCFLVVYPLMCAIGMPMDRLIVRLKGFILLLALMAATRAVTVPGEPILSASGIEITRQGLAQGSLVGVRFFLVMVIGLLFAATTRPAALKSAAQWFLAPVPFVPEKRAAIMISLCLKFFPLILSRAGQTADAVNARCSSFRKNPVRQIRFLTLPLLKKTVISADHLCLAMDARCYTEHRTDPAFESSGRERLFLGAGTGLCTAMVILSRESFWMIFW; from the coding sequence ATGGCAGACCTGACCCTGTTTTCTTTTCAGGCCGGCACCACGGTCCTGCATCACCTGGATGTCCGGGCCAAGACCGTTCTGGTGTGCATGCTGAGCATGGCGCTGTTCACCGCCGGGTTCAGCGCATGCCTGGTCTGCTTTCTGGTGGTGTATCCATTGATGTGTGCCATCGGCATGCCCATGGACCGCTTAATCGTCCGATTAAAGGGATTTATTCTGCTTCTGGCCCTTATGGCGGCCACCCGGGCGGTCACGGTACCGGGAGAACCGATTTTATCTGCTTCAGGGATTGAGATCACCCGGCAGGGCCTGGCCCAGGGATCTTTGGTAGGGGTGCGGTTTTTTCTGGTCATGGTGATCGGCCTGCTCTTTGCCGCCACCACCCGGCCGGCTGCGTTGAAAAGCGCGGCCCAATGGTTTTTGGCACCTGTTCCGTTTGTGCCGGAAAAGCGGGCGGCCATCATGATCAGTCTGTGCCTCAAATTTTTTCCCCTGATCCTTTCCCGGGCCGGACAAACAGCAGACGCGGTGAATGCACGGTGCAGCAGTTTCAGAAAAAACCCGGTCCGGCAAATCCGGTTTCTGACCCTGCCCCTGCTCAAAAAAACCGTTATCAGTGCCGATCATTTGTGTCTGGCCATGGATGCCCGGTGTTACACGGAACACCGCACGGATCCCGCATTTGAATCCAGCGGCAGAGAACGGCTCTTTCTGGGGGCCGGCACCGGGCTCTGCACAGCGATGGTAATTCTTTCCCGGGAATCCTTCTGGATGATATTTTGGTAA
- a CDS encoding Gldg family protein, with the protein MGFFKEHYIKFVLYMAVIVLVNIVGLTLFFRADLTASKIFSLSDASQKAVATLSEPLSIKVFFSNNLPAPHNNTQRYLKDLLDEYAARAGRLFNYQFYNVSSAEGDLSANAVENRELAQSYGISPIQIRMMENDELKFTNAYMGLVLIHGDLIEKINAVTSADGLEYQLTTAIQKLNNKVSALLRLNDKIQATLYLSSSLNDIAPLIGLDNLPGLEETVKKTIDGINAKSLDLLSFDRQDITDKQALNDIGKKYDLLALSWPDIQDQNIPAGQGAAGLVLTYQDQAASLPLITAVDLPIIGTTYQMADPDTLEQDIMGIIEKMIGINQDIGFLADHGTPALVPDRRTMMQGGSGGDMQVFNDLLSHRYNIRQIALKDQTIPDGLNCLIITKPTEPFSDYELFQIDQALMKGTNIAFFGDAFNEIAPRGGMGMPQYFPIDTGLEKLLAHYGIAMTPAFVMDKTAYKHQPREGGEQIIYFAPMLKEDTINNTPAFMRNIKGIIAMQASPLSLVSDNLTSAGVTATRLLSTSKESWLMKDEINLNPMFISPPESSEEMDSYDLAYLLEGTFTSYFKDKPVPEKPMGEEDISESDTPADAGETTDPAATDAVESDTAAPEGDTPEVVAQNRILETSRPAKIFVLGCSQMLMDNMLDPEGRTTNATFILNTIDHLNGKDEIAAMRSKQQMLNPLADTTAFVRTMIKALNIAGLPVLVFVFGIGVWGTGKIRRKKIAKQFNA; encoded by the coding sequence ATGGGATTTTTCAAAGAACATTATATTAAGTTTGTTTTATATATGGCCGTGATTGTGCTGGTGAACATCGTCGGGCTGACTCTTTTTTTCAGGGCTGATTTGACGGCCAGCAAAATTTTTTCATTGTCCGATGCCAGTCAAAAAGCCGTGGCCACCTTGTCTGAACCGTTGAGCATCAAGGTGTTTTTCTCCAACAACCTGCCGGCACCCCATAACAACACCCAAAGGTATCTCAAAGACCTGCTGGATGAATACGCAGCCCGGGCCGGCCGTCTGTTCAACTATCAGTTCTACAATGTCTCTTCCGCAGAAGGGGATTTGAGCGCAAACGCTGTGGAAAACCGGGAACTGGCCCAAAGCTACGGCATTTCCCCCATCCAGATCCGGATGATGGAAAACGATGAACTCAAATTCACAAACGCTTACATGGGTCTGGTGCTCATCCATGGGGATCTCATTGAAAAAATCAATGCAGTGACTTCCGCGGACGGTCTGGAATACCAGCTGACCACTGCCATCCAGAAACTCAACAACAAAGTCTCTGCCCTGCTGCGCTTAAACGACAAGATCCAGGCCACCCTGTACTTATCCTCTTCATTGAATGATATTGCCCCGCTGATCGGACTGGACAACCTGCCCGGCCTGGAAGAGACCGTGAAAAAAACCATTGACGGCATCAATGCCAAGAGTCTGGATCTCCTGTCATTTGATCGTCAGGACATCACCGACAAACAAGCCCTGAACGATATCGGCAAAAAATATGATCTTCTGGCGTTGTCCTGGCCCGACATTCAGGACCAGAATATTCCGGCCGGCCAGGGAGCTGCCGGTCTGGTGCTGACATATCAGGACCAGGCTGCCAGCCTGCCGCTCATCACAGCCGTGGATCTGCCCATTATCGGCACCACCTATCAGATGGCGGACCCGGACACACTGGAACAGGATATCATGGGCATTATCGAAAAAATGATCGGTATCAACCAGGATATCGGATTTCTGGCGGATCACGGCACACCGGCTTTGGTTCCGGACCGCAGGACCATGATGCAGGGGGGATCAGGGGGCGACATGCAGGTGTTCAACGATCTGTTGTCCCACCGGTACAATATCAGACAGATCGCGCTCAAAGATCAGACCATACCCGACGGTCTCAACTGCCTGATCATTACCAAACCCACGGAACCGTTTTCCGATTACGAGCTGTTCCAGATCGACCAGGCCCTGATGAAAGGCACCAACATCGCTTTTTTCGGAGACGCATTCAATGAAATCGCTCCCCGGGGCGGCATGGGCATGCCCCAGTACTTTCCCATCGACACGGGACTTGAAAAGCTGCTGGCCCACTACGGCATCGCCATGACACCCGCATTTGTGATGGACAAAACCGCGTATAAACATCAGCCCAGAGAGGGTGGGGAACAGATCATCTATTTTGCGCCCATGCTCAAGGAAGATACCATCAACAATACGCCGGCGTTCATGCGCAATATCAAAGGCATCATTGCCATGCAGGCCTCTCCGTTGTCTCTTGTATCAGACAATCTGACATCCGCCGGTGTGACAGCCACCCGGCTGCTGAGCACCTCAAAAGAATCCTGGCTCATGAAAGATGAGATCAACCTGAATCCCATGTTCATCTCTCCGCCGGAATCTTCTGAAGAGATGGACAGTTATGATCTGGCCTATCTGCTGGAAGGCACTTTCACCAGCTATTTCAAAGACAAGCCTGTTCCTGAAAAACCCATGGGAGAAGAGGACATATCTGAATCCGACACCCCGGCAGACGCAGGTGAAACAACAGATCCGGCAGCCACGGATGCGGTTGAATCCGACACAGCGGCACCAGAGGGCGATACCCCGGAAGTGGTGGCACAAAACCGGATTCTGGAAACCTCCCGGCCGGCCAAAATCTTTGTGCTCGGGTGTTCCCAGATGCTGATGGACAACATGCTGGACCCGGAAGGCCGCACCACCAATGCCACATTCATTTTGAACACCATCGACCATTTGAACGGCAAGGATGAGATTGCGGCCATGCGAAGCAAGCAGCAGATGCTCAATCCTTTGGCCGACACCACTGCTTTTGTCCGGACAATGATCAAGGCCTTGAACATTGCCGGACTGCCCGTGCTGGTGTTTGTTTTCGGAATCGGTGTCTGGGGAACCGGAAAAATCCGCCGGAAAAAAATTGCCAAACAGTTCAACGCATAA
- a CDS encoding ATP-grasp domain-containing protein, whose translation MAMTDPSLCPANSGLVAIGARLRHCSRITTLGFRPNFSDYPLKQQQQLISARRILYPTAFYASLFNAMGKPTFPSVHTYTFAMDKIRQTAMFQMLGVPHPKTRVYYGPRQKQTILSEFSFPFIAKIPRGSARGQGVFLITNPKDLSTYLNRKGPAYIQEYLALDRDMRIIIIGRDVVLAYWRVAPADTFKTNISQGGHICFDPVPAAALDLALSTADKCGWDDVGIDIVESQGRFLVLEGNMKYGTKGFKTVGIDYKQMLCDKILNNEV comes from the coding sequence ATGGCTATGACCGATCCTAGCCTTTGTCCGGCCAATTCAGGCCTAGTGGCCATCGGGGCCCGGCTCAGGCACTGTTCCCGGATCACGACACTGGGATTCCGGCCCAATTTTAGTGACTATCCCCTTAAACAACAGCAGCAGCTGATCTCGGCCCGGCGCATCCTTTACCCCACCGCGTTTTATGCAAGTCTGTTCAATGCCATGGGCAAACCCACGTTTCCCAGTGTTCACACCTACACTTTTGCCATGGACAAAATCCGGCAGACCGCCATGTTTCAGATGCTGGGCGTTCCGCATCCCAAAACCCGGGTATATTACGGTCCCCGCCAGAAACAGACCATCCTGTCAGAATTTTCTTTTCCATTCATTGCCAAAATCCCCCGGGGCTCGGCCCGGGGCCAGGGGGTTTTTCTCATTACAAATCCAAAAGATCTGTCCACGTACCTGAACCGGAAAGGCCCGGCCTATATCCAGGAATACCTGGCTTTAGACCGGGACATGCGGATCATCATCATCGGCCGGGACGTGGTGCTGGCCTACTGGCGGGTCGCCCCGGCAGATACCTTCAAAACCAATATCTCCCAGGGAGGCCACATCTGTTTTGATCCGGTGCCGGCCGCTGCCCTGGATCTGGCGCTTTCAACCGCTGACAAATGCGGGTGGGACGATGTGGGCATCGATATTGTGGAATCCCAGGGCCGGTTTCTGGTGCTGGAAGGCAATATGAAATACGGGACCAAAGGATTTAAAACCGTGGGAATCGATTACAAGCAGATGCTGTGCGACAAAATTCTCAACAATGAGGTCTGA
- a CDS encoding ABC transporter ATP-binding protein, producing MIEIQDLTKYYNDFCAVDHISLSVRPGEILGLLGPNGAGKTTTLRMLTGYFKPTSGQISVKDLHMPEHTLKIKSLVGYLPESAPLYHNMLVYDYLTYVARLKGLKDPDRQLERLHTLADLCGLSGIMHKPIVTLSKGLKQRVGLAHAMMTDPEILILDEPTSGLDPNQIAEIRSIIRQIGKKKTVIFSTHILSEAEATCDRIVIINNGKVVADDTTTRLKQGALQNNLIRLALKGPDLKTACQFLADMNLNLSVSALTPDMDDQVRVEIQGPPDRNVRSDIYLKIKETDWIIMELTKETQALEHIFQKLTRENT from the coding sequence TTGATAGAGATTCAAGATCTGACCAAATACTATAATGATTTCTGCGCGGTGGATCATATCAGCCTGTCGGTTCGACCCGGAGAGATTCTGGGCCTGCTCGGGCCCAACGGCGCAGGAAAGACCACCACGCTGCGAATGCTCACCGGATATTTCAAACCCACATCCGGACAGATCTCGGTCAAGGATCTTCACATGCCTGAGCATACCCTGAAAATCAAATCATTGGTGGGGTATCTGCCGGAATCAGCGCCGTTGTACCATAACATGCTGGTGTATGATTATCTGACCTATGTGGCCCGGCTCAAAGGGTTGAAGGACCCGGACCGCCAACTGGAACGGCTTCACACCCTGGCCGATCTGTGCGGCTTGTCCGGCATCATGCACAAACCCATCGTTACCCTGTCCAAAGGGCTTAAACAACGGGTGGGGCTGGCCCATGCCATGATGACGGACCCGGAAATCCTGATACTGGATGAACCCACCTCCGGCCTGGATCCCAATCAGATCGCCGAGATCCGGAGCATCATCCGGCAGATCGGCAAGAAAAAAACCGTTATTTTTTCCACCCATATCCTCAGTGAAGCAGAAGCCACCTGCGACCGCATTGTGATCATCAACAACGGCAAGGTCGTGGCCGACGACACCACCACCCGGCTCAAACAGGGCGCGCTTCAGAACAATCTGATCCGTCTGGCCCTGAAAGGACCGGATTTAAAAACCGCGTGTCAGTTTCTGGCGGACATGAATTTGAATCTGTCTGTCAGCGCCCTGACCCCGGACATGGATGACCAGGTGCGCGTTGAAATCCAGGGGCCGCCGGACCGGAATGTCCGGTCCGACATCTACCTGAAAATCAAGGAAACCGACTGGATCATCATGGAACTGACCAAAGAAACCCAGGCACTTGAACATATATTCCAAAAACTGACCCGGGAGAATACCTGA